The genomic window AAGCTTCACTGCAAATTTACTCGTTGCCTTcgttaattatataacaaataaacgttaaaataaattattgcttGCGCGGAATATTGAGAGAAATCAGTGTATCGTAATTATAATGATCAAAGGAACGAGTGtgatgtataataatttataatagttcGCGATAGAGgcttgataaatattatgaacgGCGGGCTACTTTTTTCGTTACGACACACTACATCGTTGAGCCACTTAAATGTCATTGAGagatacttacagtttatggtTGAGAGATATTCATGCGTGTGGATTATTGCTGACGCGACGGGCGAGCTAATTTCGTAATCTTCGAATTTCAGATGTGGATTATATAACGGGTGACAATTTCTTCGACGTGCTTGACAATGGGGTGATTGTGTGTCGACTGGCCAGAGTCATCCAGGAAAAGGCGAGAACCGCGATAGAAGCTGGACGAGCAAAAGGAGTAAGTGTAATCTTGTACTTTTCTTAGAGCTTAAATTTCATGTGTTAACATAATTTTTCGCAAACAATAATTGTCCTcttggaattattttattatgtgccAATTGAGAGGAAAGTATttgacatttattattataattgaatgttaaaataattatgataaggatagttattataatgttaataataaaaacatataatgtgttgcattgattaaaaaaaatgattatagttatcataattgaaatataattagcatcaaaagtgattataaattatagccTACTGTAAGTAAAGAAACACTAATTATGATCGAAACTATTAGATCTTATTGCccgatattattttatatcttaaaaacattttcagtttTCATCAACCATAATTGCGCTTCTTTATTTACTGGTTATATTTAAGCAGTTCtagttcaaattaaaaattatatatttattataacttataataattgtaactattttttattaatgtaatatattatatgatactgtattatattattaacattatagcgctttctctctctctctctctctctctctctctctcaagttGATCATGACTAAAGGTTCTGAGATTTAAATTTGGATCTTCGACACAGAAAACAGATGCGCAATTCTTATGCCACTATCATATACATTATAACAGTACCAGCTACAATAAAGCagtatagtaataataactataataatgAAGCtcctaaccataattatttcaacatacaattataatcacaaatatcaaatatcttCCTCTTAGTAAAAcgacatttaattattaaaacattcagTGCATCAGTAAGCGAATTTtgcgattaaaaattttgtcttgACGCAATAACGAAAGTTCGGAGATTTTCGCTCgcagagaaacagagagaaatgTTGTTACAGCCGGCACCAGTGATACGTGGACGTTGCTGGGAGAATGCGGCTCGACGCAGCTTCTTTTCACGCAGCTTCTTTTCCCGCGACAACATGGAGAACTTTATACAATTCTGCCGGCGGCTGGGCGTCCACGAGAATCTTCTTTTCGAAAGCGACGATCTCGGTAAAGTCGCtgcgcaattaattttaatgcatgCGAATTAAACAGGGGCGGGCCGCGGCTCGCGTTTCCTTTAGCAGCCGTTCGCTTTTATCGGACGACTTTCAACGAGATGAGATTTAAGTGTGCTCCCGATTAAGTTGATGAGCGGTGATTAGCGGAAACACGGTAATTGACTCGCGCAATCTCGTGGCGGACACGCGTGCAGAAACGTGTGCCGTATAAATTACGATCCAGCGTAAAACGAGGTATGCAAATCCGGAGCGCGGTCCGGGAAGCGAGAGTGATCGCCGCGCGGATCGCGCGCGACTCTTCGTGGAAAGTAGAGCGAATCTGTGCAGCTCTTCGGAGATCGTCGGGACTTTCCCGTTTAATCGAGAATAATTGCCGTCGAAACAAACATTGCGGTTATATAAATAACGTAACGACGTAATCGAGCGTGGCGGGGGGCTGCCTTAAGAAGAGCGTCTTATTAATGGGAACAGCGTTTACTTGAACAAAACCAGGGATACTAAGGCGCGATGACGTGCGCATAGTAGATACAAATAATTCTAACGTAATACGCGTAAAAATGaccgttaataattaatattcattaaaatgaaCATTCTGCACATACAGTGCGTACATAGCGACCACCTCTTTACAGTTTTGCACGGGCAACCACGGAATGTAGTGCTGTGCCTGCTGGAAGTCGCAAGACTGGCGGCTAGATACTACTCCCTGGAGCCGCCCGGACTCGTGCAACTCGAGAGAGAAATCGCGGCCGAACAGGAAAGGGATCTTCATTGTATGTCCGACAGTGGTATATCCCACAGTAGCCTCGTCTCTTGGCAGTTCCAGTCACCGTCGCCGACCGCGACACCCAGGCCGCCACAGGAGAAGATCAAACATAGCAGGTAAACGAATCGTAATTTCTAAGTCTTTAAAGAACGAATATATACCTGTTCCCACGAACCCCTGGGTTCTAAGCGCATAATCTATCGGTCTTGCGTGCAATGCTTCTCAACGCGTTACCTACGACATAACGTTCGACATGCAGCGATGGCGTTGAAGAGAAGAAACCGAAGCCTGGCCGTTAGAATGCATAAGTTATTCGCTCGCATAATTTCTGTTTCGTTTACGCGCATCGCATTTGGAACAGCGTCCAGGACTTCGCTATATTCCGGCTCGTTTACGACGACAGATTTCCCTATTGGGTTAACAGTCACCGACTGAATGGGTAATTTTGCGTGGTGTTACCGAGGAGATCTCGAGTCGCGCAACTCTGTAGGAGTGGCTGAATTTTATAGCATATGCAAAGTTTCCGTGTACGTGTGTTGTGCGTATGCGTGAGCTGAGATCACTACATTGTGTTATTCTGTAGACAGCCGGGTGTACAGTTCGCTCTATTGAATCGTTTAAATTAGATAATCGCTTTGTTCGCTGGGCAGttcgataaatcaataaagACACATCAGATTTTTACTTTCGACGCAGTACTTAGTATTTTTCAAAAGAGTTTAAGAACTCGACGTGGATTGTATAATGTGATTCTAGCTCGGCGTCTGAAGTCACGACAACGGACACACGATGGCTGGACCCGGTGACTGGTGCTACGCACGAATCTGAAATGCGAAGGTCCGTTAGCGACAACGGACCGACTGGAAGTGACGGGGTGCCCAGCGATACTACCGAGGACGACTGGTCCCGCGGTAGCGTCGAGGACCCTGACGAAGTGCCGTCACCGTCGAGCTCGCCGTCACCATCGCCGGCCGAACCACCGGAACACACTGGACCGATAACAGAACTCGATCGCAAGGTATCAGAATGACCTACTTTTCCATACAATGCAATCCCAGTAATAGATTCGAATGCATTCTACATTTCTACAAAAGTCCTCTATATTCAATGGATGTTATCGGGAATATCTATCGAGAAATATCTAGTCGTATTTCAGAGAGTTCTCTGCTCTTTTCACTTTCATAATATAAGAACTTGATCGAATTTTaagaataagtttataattaatatgtagaCATTATTgaactttttcaagttttttttaatagttttctttaaacttaaaatataactttctaaaatagcaTTAAATCTTGAGAGGGgggattttaaataatttatgcggATCACAGAATGAGTCACAAAGTGCAGAAGTATTGATGCTATATGCATTTCTATATTGTTGTGTTGATGAAAACCTGAAGGAGGCCGAAACGTATGTCATGATGTAATCGTTGATTGTGATTGAATGAGACAATATATGATCTGCGTCTTTTGGactcttaatacttttatttgtaattctttattttgaaaatttcaagagacgtatttagattattatttgttaaataatttaatcaagcAAAATATAagagttttgaaaaattatgttcaaagaagagagaatataaaataaaaaaaagttaagtttacttttttgtgtaaaagtatgtgtatatgtgtgaaatttatgaatataattctctttaaatataatattattatacattaatgaaaatgatGCAACGTtgcttattattacatataaatcattattgtaagcaatttaaaagattttccaTGTCAATATTTGTCAAtactataaagaaaatattttaaaataacaaattatcgtgattgcttaaattttgttcattatttattattttaaagatgagAAAAGTtcctcaattaaaaaatatatatgaatgaaAACTCATATGACTCCATTTCTTTTTAAGATAGAAAACTTCTTTAACAATAAGATTCGCTTTTTTTCCCTCCAATATtcgagaattaaaataatattgtatcatTCAAAGTCACTGCCTCCTTCCGTGTCGCACGATAAATGCATATACATATGCGAaagattgaataatttatatccATTTCTATTAATGTTAATGTAGCTCTACTGATTCATTCTACGCACGCGTTGTTGTTCTAGTCGTACCTTTGCATGTCGTTGAGAAAACCTTGGTCCTACGTGTTATTACAGACGTTGCTCTTGCATTATAACCATTATCGTACGAGAGGGAAAAGACGATGACGGAAAGGGACGATGGGAATCGGCGTTTTCTCGTATAGTTTTATATGTTTTCCACGCACGCATTTGTGCACGCGCGTGTCGGATTCCCGCGCGTCTAGCGGCGGAAGTTACGCaccagcgcggcgcggcgtatcTTCGGCCCTTCGCTCCACGCTGCGACGACACGTCGAAGCGATTTATCTCGCGTGACAGCCGATCGTTCTTCGCCCGTCCGACAATAACGAAGGCGGACGGCCCGGTGCGCAAAAAACCGTCTAAATATACCCACAATCCTTGCGTTTTGAGCGCGCACCTCTCTCACAATCAGTATCTCTCAACATCGCGTGCATCTCCCTGTTTACAGGTGCGAAGAGCCACCGAGGCCGTCCAGAGACTCTGCCAGTGCCCGTCGAATAAGTGCTCCAAGCTGAAGGTGCGCAAAGTCGGCGAAGGCCGCTACCATATCGCTGGTCGAAACGTTTTTATCAGAGTAAGTGCACTTAGTCACGTATATATAATCATCatatttctcttttacaaaatggaaattatcaaattaatattatctctAAATCTCTTAgagtaaaaattgaatttgcaGTGGACTAAGTAGGGCTTCCGAAGGAATGGATTTAGACTCTGATTGAGTGGCAAATTATTCGAACATTGCACAAATTCGATTTTCATTCTacgaaatttaaatatgttaaatattctcAGGATTGAGcaaaaactagttaaaaagttaatattaatttagctaattttaaaagattaatttttaacttttttcttaaataaaaaatttattaaagaaaaaatatatttccacataaataatattccttcgtttttcataaaaacttaatatacaaatgaaatattaaatttaatgattgatattataatcgttttgagtaatttaattttaaaacttgtaaatttctaatttaatatgaata from Solenopsis invicta isolate M01_SB chromosome 2, UNIL_Sinv_3.0, whole genome shotgun sequence includes these protein-coding regions:
- the LOC105196452 gene encoding growth arrest-specific protein 2 isoform X2, whose translation is MSYANRFPSSQHTRYRSSWGPSSVSVFNRADVPRPSPEEEEFEFYHERLHSAQSRQLIPLQEDLADWINKTINVDYITGDNFFDVLDNGVIVCRLARVIQEKARTAIEAGRAKGPAPVIRGRCWENAARRSFFSRSFFSRDNMENFIQFCRRLGVHENLLFESDDLVLHGQPRNVVLCLLEVARLAARYYSLEPPGLVQLEREIAAEQERDLHCMSDSGISHSSLVSWQFQSPSPTATPRPPQEKIKHSSSASEVTTTDTRWLDPVTGATHESEMRRSVSDNGPTGSDGVPSDTTEDDWSRGSVEDPDEVPSPSSSPSPSPAEPPEHTGPITELDRKVRRATEAVQRLCQCPSNKCSKLKVRKVGEGRYHIAGRNVFIRLLKGRHMMVRVGGGWDTLEHFLARHDPCQKCKSTVCKGIPKQRNTRRVMSAR
- the LOC105196452 gene encoding growth arrest-specific protein 2 isoform X1, producing the protein MSYANRFPSSQHTRYRSSWGPSSVSVFNRADVPRPSPEEEEFEFYHERLHSAQSRQLIPLQEDLADWINKTINVDYITGDNFFDVLDNGVIVCRLARVIQEKARTAIEAGRAKGPAPVIRGRCWENAARRSFFSRSFFSRDNMENFIQFCRRLGVHENLLFESDDLVLHGQPRNVVLCLLEVARLAARYYSLEPPGLVQLEREIAAEQERDLHCMSDSGISHSSLVSWQFQSPSPTATPRPPQEKIKHSSSASEVTTTDTRWLDPVTGATHESEMRRSVSDNGPTGSDGVPSDTTEDDWSRGSVEDPDEVPSPSSSPSPSPAEPPEHTGPITELDRKVRRATEAVQRLCQCPSNKCSKLKVRKVGEGRYHIAGRNVFIRLLKGRHMMVRVGGGWDTLEHFLARHDPCQVRVLNREGTPPPGSKHDSFLHIRAKYRSSPSEPSLSRRSLA